TCCAGCATGCGCTTGGTTCCGATGCGGCAGGGCACGCACTTGCCGCACGACTCGTCTTGCGTGAACGTGAGGAAATATCGGGCCATGTCAACCATGCAGTCACCCTCGTCCAAGACAACGAGTCCGCCCGAGCCCATCATCGCGCCGACGCTGTCGAGCGAATCGAAGTCAACGGGGAGGTCGAGGTGCTCTTCGGGCAGGCATCCGCCGGAGGGGCCGCCCATCTGCACGGCTTTCAGCCGCCGGTCTCCCCGGACGCCGCCGCCGATGTCATAGACGATCTCGCGTATCGTGGTGCCCATGGGGACCTCGATGAGTCCTGTGTTGCTGACCCTGCCCGTCAGGGCGAAGACCTTGGTGCCAGAGGAGTTCTCGGTGCCGAAAC
This DNA window, taken from Actinomycetota bacterium, encodes the following:
- a CDS encoding NADH-ubiquinone oxidoreductase-F iron-sulfur binding region domain-containing protein, which gives rise to FGTENSSGTKVFALTGRVSNTGLIEVPMGTTIREIVYDIGGGVRGDRRLKAVQMGGPSGGCLPEEHLDLPVDFDSLDSVGAMMGSGGLVVLDEGDCMVDMARYFLTFTQDESCGKCVPCRIGTKRMLEIVTRITEGGGEKGDIEKLERLANDVARASLCGLGQSAPNPVLTTIRYFREEYEEHILEGRCRAGACVELSRFVIHAEACKGCAVCKKRCPVGAIWGEMKEPHTISADRCIKCGVCIEHCPFDAIERI